One window of Besnoitia besnoiti strain Bb-Ger1 chromosome Unknown contig00151, whole genome shotgun sequence genomic DNA carries:
- a CDS encoding RPAP1 family protein (encoded by transcript BESB_029570), with protein MQGQSGKDAAQSAGATSSVRFDLQEAAKLQWANPLGLEDARGGPLEEEDGEWEHQRVQGGVFTGVPAKAGRGTKTRIRIERLRFDFDGKLRSEVFPSQVLWSKLCLLRQAGEESLCSALLANSLPDLTREDPLEYHRGLHHHGDEAALAGYTLGELLQLAQSASRPQAASWMSSAATPFSSLLSRNRSLF; from the coding sequence ATGCAGGGTCAGTCAGGcaaggacgcggcgcagtcGGCTGGGGCTACAAGTTCTGTACGATTTGATCTCCAGGAAGCTGCGAAACTGCAGTGGGCAAATCCGCTTGGCCTGGAAGATGCGAGGGGTGGACCTcttgaggaggaagacggagagtGGGAGCACCAGCGTGTGCAGGGGGGGGTGTTCACCGGGGTACCTGCGAAAGCAGGGCGAGGAACGAAGACACGCATCAGAATTGAACGTCTCCGGTTCGACTTCGACGGGAAGCTGCGGAGCGAGGTCTTCCCGTCTCAGGTGCTGTGGAGTAAGCTGTGTCTCTTGCGACAGGCTGGCGAAGAGTCCCTGTGCTCCGCTCTGTTGGCGAATTCTCTACCGGATTTGACGCGCGAAGACCCTCTCGAGTATCACCGAGGTCTTCACCACCATGGCGATGAAGCAGCGCTGGCGGGATATACACTGGGCGAGCTGTTGCAGCTGGCTCAGAGCGCGAgtcggccgcaggcggcttcCTGGATGTCGAGTGCTGCTAcgcccttctcctccctATTGAGCAGAAACCGGAGCCTCTTTTGA
- a CDS encoding RPAP1 family protein (encoded by transcript BESB_029560), translating to MESTAAEAGAPACGDSSGGTSKCRKQRTVSASSSSPPESPDSPGAEGPGRRPASVFKLSASTTPLGSISFFPPSEGHESGLCASPHGALRDPCSDGLNEPSRRRGDCSPFSVDRGALGGAPTCSLFAPERSTRLTLNPFAASEDATAKGRELGVPSASAFSLEVEVMRLSVAQAKAGQFHAMLVFPASSELSEVLGPCATRRAVRRPPDACSGGGVGVLAGGLQDAEIAQLSIREAEEDSALSGFVLGSVIEKNTSSADAHATPAPCPPQAASVAPPSDSYPPGSSGPLSFLPSNAAIEAPFGFPKAVHRSLLPCHSRRGADDNAGTPGGLRPKTGPTGATAASSFSDRGSTSVSGPGAVGKALAAEIENENLHILSRMQPHEIREAREEILQRFGAERFAALQRRALRRARAKCSGEHQEQNGNAEATRGAAAGRAARGERQQLQNEDAARLSAFPRENRTEESQTRLQAGGSAPAASPVPPSSSCASSTQSSVFALPGGRQCVLEWSLEPRRALAAAAARTPA from the exons ATGGAGAgcacggctgcagaggcgggcgcgcctgcctgtgGGGACTCCTCGGGAGGCACATCCAAATGCCGGAAACAGCGCACAGTtagcgcgtcgtcttcgtcgccccctGAGTCTCCTGACTCTCCTGGTGCTGAAGGCCCTGGTCGTCGGCCGGCAAGCGTCTTCAAACTTAGTGCGTCTACGACGCCGCTAGGCTCAATCTCCTTCTTTCCCCCGTCTGAAGGTCACGAGTCTGGGCTGTGCGCCTCCCCACACGGTGCGCTTCGAGATCCCTGCTCCGATGGACTTAACGAGCCCTctaggcgccgcggagattGTTCCCCGTTTTCTGTCGACAGGGGCGCGCTAGGTGGAGCTCCGACTTGTTCGCTCTTCGCCCCTGAGAGAAGCACTCGACTCACTCTCAATCCTTTTGCAGCCAGTGAAGATGCCACGG CCAAGGGACGCGAACTCGGcgtgccttctgcgtctgccttctccctTGAAGTAGAGGTCATGCGCCTTTCTGTGGCTCAGGCAAAGGCCGGTCAGTTTCACGCGATGCTTGTTTTCCCAGCTTCTTCGGAGCTCTCTGAGGTTTTAG GGCCCTGTGCGACACGCAGAGCCGTAAGACGCCCGccagacgcctgcagcggaggcggggtgGGGGTGCTCGCCGGTGGATTGCAAGATGCTGAAATAGCTCAGCTGTCTATcagggaagcggaggaagacagcgcACTCTCGGGGTTTGTGCTCGGAAGTGTCATCGAAAAGAATACTTCCTCTGCAgatgcgcacgcgacgcccgcTCCGTGTCCGCCTCAGGCGGCCTCCGTTGCGCCACCGTCAGACTCATATccgccaggcagcagcgggcctTTGTCCTTTCTGCCTTCGAACGCAGCTATAGAGGCTCCCTTCGGTTTTCCGAAGGCAGTCCATCGGTCGCTCCTGCCATGTCACAGTCGTCGGGGGGCCGACGACAACGCCGGCACACCAGGAGGCTTGCGACCGAAAACGGGGCCTACCGGTGCGACGGCAGCAAGCAGCTTCAGCGACCGTGGCAGCACGAGCGTTTCAGGACCTGGGGCGGTGGGCAAGGCATTGGCTGCGGAGATTGAAAACGAAAATCTTCATATTTtgagccgcatgcagccccaCGAGATTCGGGAGGCTCGGGAGGAGATCCTCCAGCGCTTTGGGGCAGAACGATTTGCGGCcctgcagagacgagcgcTCCGGCGGGCTCGTGCGAAATGCAGCGGCGAACATCAAGAACAGAATGGAAATGCTgaggcgacgaggggcgcagcagctggacgGGCCGCACGGGGCGAAAGGCAGCAGCTCCAGAATGAggacgctgcgcgcctgtccGCGTTCCCGCGCGAGAACAGAACTGAGGAAAGTCAGACGCGCCTTCAAGCGGGCGGCTCAGCtcccgccgcttctccggtgccgccctcgtcctcgtgTGCATCGTCTACACAGTCATCTGTTTTTGCTCTGCCGGGAGGCAGGCAGTGCGTTCTCGAGTGGAGCCTCGagccgcgtcgggcgctggcagctgcggcggcccggACGCCGGCTTAG
- a CDS encoding rhoptry protein ROP5 (encoded by transcript BESB_029550), whose product MVFDPKRARKASCRVWLALAALGTVLGVHKGVSVHLSSQFGHLLASAVTSRRSHVTAGSVAPGEDDPHVGSSFTESSPLEDTPASSERTHPRLLFERTRRQLDLGTGNARDTHVAVDAPPRALASYGHSLLQHSRGAARTVGRHVSGASGRLAHFRGSRLEEPGSSSDASFADLGQPEGADLALVHGIEPGDSIVKHLLTLVSKQIHPVDRQAGAFRTLDKGLSATFWPQDVTVEVVSVRTGAPRRLRRGPVFGRGDFGMVFTASDVDTGAEFAAKVPIALREPFKMSQEDVMAEGRLTDAFATVKDPREAQAVLRFLVPTDMVQFPNKETFAVAIPGSRTLIGNVFFLMPKAYTDLQDVINAMCDPARG is encoded by the exons ATGGTGTTTGACCCAAAACGCGCCAGAAAGGCGTCATGCCGTGTGTGGCTAGCTCTAGCTGCACTGGGCACTGTCTTGGGGGTGCACAAGGGGGTGAGCGTGCATTTAAGCTCGCAGTTCGGTCACCTGCTCGCTTCAGCGGTGACCTCAAGAAGAAGCCACGTGACCGCGGGATCGGTTGCACCAGGGGAGGACGATCCCCACGTCGGGAGCTCCTTCACTGAGTCCTCTCCTTTAGAAGACACCCCGGCCAGTAGTGAGCGAACCCATCCCCGTTTGCTCTTTGAGAGGACTCGCAGGCAACTGGATCTAGGCACTGGAAATGCCAGAGACACGCATGTGGCGGTGGACGCCCCGCCTCGTGCACTAGCTTCTTATGGCCACAGTCTGCTTCAGCACTCGCGGGGGGCCGCAAGAACTGTTGGGCGCCATGTGTCTGGAGCGTCCGGGCGGCTCGCCCACTTCAGGGGATCGCGATTAGAGGAACCAGGTTCTTCGTCGGATGCGAGTTTTGCAGACCTGGGTCAACCAGAGGGAGCTGACCTCGCGCTGGTTCATGGCATAGAGCCAGGGGACTCCATTGTCAAGCACCTTTTGACACTGGTATCGAAGCAAATCCACCCAGTCGATCGCCAGGCGGGGGCATTCAGGACACTGGACAAAGGGCTCTCCGCTACGTTCTGGCCACAGGACGTGACCGTGGAAGTGGTCTCGGTGCGGACGGGAGCGCCACGGCGGCTCCGAAGGGGGCCCGTCTTCGGCAGGGGCGACTTCGGGATGGTGTTCACGGCTTCCGACGTGGACACCGGAGCAGAGTTCGCCGCAAAAGTTCCTATTGCTCTCCGCGAGCCTTTCAAGATGTCACAAGAGGATGTGATGGCAGAGGGTCGTTTAACTGATGCGTTCGCCACGGTCAAAGACCCAAGGGAAGCTCAAGCCGTTCTTCGATTCTTGGTCCCCACCGACATGGTGCAGTTTCCAAACAAGGAGACCTTCGCTGTCGCTATCCCTGGCTCGCGAACGTTGATCGGAAATGTTTTCTTCTTGATGCCGAAGGCCTATACAGACCTTCAAGATGTTATCAACGCAATGTGTGATCCTGCC AGAGGCTAA